The DNA window TTCAGTCTGATGgtagagagcagagcagaagagtGTTGGTACCTGAGGggcacctgaggggctcctgaggggcacctgaggaggacctgaagggcacctgaggggctcctgaggggctcctgaggagcacctgaggggcacctgaggggctcctgaggggctcctgaggggctcctgaggagcacctgaggggctcctgaggggctcctgaggaggacctgaggggctcctgaggggctcctgagggGCACCTGTGGAggacctgaggggctcctgaggggctcctgaggggctcctgaggaggacctgaggggctcctgagggGCACCTGTGGAggacctgaggggctcctgaggggcacctgaggggctcctgaggaggacctgaggggctcctgaggggctcctgagggGCACCTGTGGAggacctgaggggctcctgaggggctcctgaggggcacctgaggggctcctgaggggctcctgaggAGGACCTTAGGGGCTCCTGAGGGGCACCTGAGGAGGACCTGAAGggcacctgaggggctcctgagggGCACCTGAaggacacctgaggggctcctgaggggcacctgaggaggacctgaggggcacctgaggggctcctgaggggcacctgaggggctcctgaggaggacctgaagggctcctgaggggctcctgaggggctcctgaggggcacctgaggaggacctgaggggcacctgaggggctcctgaggggctcctgaggAGGACCTGAGGAGGACCTGAGGAGTCAATTCCAGCCTTCAAGTCGAGGTGTCTTGAAACTCAATACATTACAACATTTAGTATTTATTGTGGTGGACCTCGGCCTTATCCGTGTATCCTTAAATGATCACTGATCGGCTTCCTGGTTCACTCCTGTGCATAGAAGGCCAGTTCACACACATCTTCTTATCTTATTGGTGGATTCCATGTCATCAGGTCTCGTGTCTTACGCATTATTAACACCTTCCCTAACTGCTGGTCCTCCCAGACAGACACATTCACGGCACCCAGAGGATCTGATTCTCACCGTGAGCCCACTGGACCTTTGTTGATTCAGCCCAGTGACTTTAAAAGGGCTGCATATTTAAGCAGGTGTCTAATTATTGTGTGTATTTTGCTCAAATCATATTTTTTGATAGAGATTAAGGGTGgggatttattttgaaattctaCCTCAGGATGATTCTCAGGATGATTCCTCTTGAGGAAGACACGGAGCTCTTGGAAGGCCTGGCCTGTGGTGAGGAGGCAGATGATCgctggaaggtgtgtgtgtgtgtgtgtgtgtgtgtgtgtgtgtgtgtgtgtgtgtgtgtgtgtgtgtgtgtgttattcagTCACTGCCATTTCATTCAACACTCTGTTCCACAAAAGTTGTAGCTGCACAATAGTTTCAGGAATCTGAACATGCTAATATCGGTAGCCTTTACCACCCGGTTCCTGCCGCGATATTAGAGTTTGGGCTCTAAAAATACCCTCTCGGAGCCCGAGGGGTATTTTTGAAATTAAACTAACCACTTGAAATCGAGCCATGACGCTGCCCACTGTCATCTCTTTGCAGGTCTGTGGCTTCCGATCACTTTTCCACTACTGCTTCACCCGGAACTCACATGTCCAAAAACAgaggggcggggggcggggccggACACGGCCTTATTTGGACCTTCCACTTGAGCGGTTTCTCTGGGACCAAGCCTGCGAATTCACACGCTAATGCGATGTTTCCAGGCGATTATCGTCGACGGTGACTTTTTGTAATGTGTTGCTACAGACAGCGGCGTTTCTTGCAATTCAGCGTGTGCACGTTGAGAAAGAGCCCAGCCCAAAGTCGCCCCCCACGTCAGGAGTTGTTGAGTTGGTCGGTGTTCCTGAATCAAAGCCACATCAGCACAGTGTTCGTGAAACCCTTTTAATTCTGACTTTAGTTCAGTTGATGGCACCTGGTCGTCCAGGAGGATGGCGTCCCCACGGGGACCCAGGGCCAGCCTAACTTTCTATCTGCTCGGACCCTTTGCCTTTACTCTAGTTTCCACGCGCTGACACGCGGAGATCCTGGCGCTGGCTCCTCTGTCCATATATGGTCATCTACGTCACGCACATGTCCCACCCTCCTATTTAATACAAGCAGACTGGAGTCCCCTATCCAGCTTCAATAGAGCAAGCAGAGCCGCTCTTGTGCAACTACCACCTCCTCTATTGATTCACAGACTTCGAAATCCCCCACAAGCAGCCCATCAGCGTCCTCAGAGATCAGATTAATAGCAACAACAGGCTGCGATCACTCCGGAGGAGAGAAGCGCCGCTCGTCCTCGGCGGGATACTTGGAAAGCTACCGCAACAGGATCCATCTCTCCAGCGCTCCTTTTTTTGCTCACTTGATCCGCACCTGTGTTTCTATTCGAGAGCAccagctttttcttttcctgttattATCTGGATATCAGCACGTAAATGTCGGACTGACTATAACTGCTATGACAGGGAAACTAGCGGAGAAGCTCCCTCTTACCATGAGCAGTTTAATTAACACGATCCCTGACAgtctctatccagaagaggacATCCCGACGTCTATGAATATTTTCACTAACACGGAATCTATTTCCCACTATTCGCAGATGAACTCAGGTGAGATTTTCCTTTGCTTCCCTCCTGGTTCGCGTGCGCGGAGGCAACAGTTGCTCAGCACCTGTTTGCGCTCGGAGCTGTTGCGCTTCAAGGTGGATTCACTAACTTGCTTTTTCTCTGAATGAAGTCTAACGCTGCAAACTCGGGCTTGGCCACACCTTTAAAAGCCGTAAAAATCCGCCTTGTTTGTACATTTATTCCACTTTTcgctctttttcccccttttgtcTTGAAGATTTTCGTCTGACACTGAAAGGAAAACTGTTCTAAAACTTCTAAAACATTTACGCATTGGCTTTGGGGAATTTTTCTAATTTCTAACGCGAGTGTGAGCAAATGTGCGACGACGCGCCGCTGAGACTCTTTCACATCCCAAACCACCGGCCGACGGACGGCGGATTTGTGATATTCGGGAGTGAAAGAGGTCAAAATCCCAAAGATTCCTTAATGGCCGCGCGAAGAAGATTCAGTCACTATTAACAATGACTTTCATTCACAGGTCTGACAACATTTAGGCGTGTGTTGCtgggtttcttttaaaaaaaatatgttaaaCGTTTAAGCGCAGGCCATTGGATATTCCCTGAAATGTGAGGCCAGATTTGGATTCATCTTTCTTGCTCCAATTCTATTTCTGAGGATTCCACAGGACGGTTTAAATTGACTTGTTGACGTTGATTTAAAGTCTGTATTTTCTTGTGAAGACACACCTTTAAATAGGCACAAAAAACGGACAACACTCGTTTGTGCGTAAAACAAAAGCAGTTAAAATCGGCAGTTCCGAAATGGTCTCGGTCCATTTGACTAAACCGAATAAATGACTGAATATTTCATTAAATTTAACACATTAAAATGCACCACAATTAAgcactgtaaaataaatatttatcctcttatccattttttttttacccctgcGTGGTGATATTTGCTGAAACTGCACACGGGAGTCACGTGAAGCATCAAGATCCTATTTTCAGTTTAGTAATTGAGAATAATTTTAATGACAGCAACGCAAAAATGTCCACATTAATACAAGCAAATAAAAGGAGCCGCGTGCTGAGTTTTTCccaggtgcagcaggtgtgtgtgtgtgtgtgtgtgtgtgtgtgtgtgtgtgtgtgcgtgtgtgtgtgtgtgtgtgtgtgtgtgtgtgctcttcaACACTGACCTCCGAGAACACAGGGATAAATGGATCAGACCTCATGCCCCAATTTTCTGTTGAAAATTCCCATTGAAGAAATTTAGAGTAAAATGAATTATTGTCAACTCGGGCTTATTTTCTAAATGTCATCCTCCTaatcctcctaaccctaaccctcctaaccctaaccctcctaaccctaaccctcctaaccctaaccttaaccctaacccaaaggCCACAGGTGTCATGTTACCTGTGAAAAGCAATGTGCAGCGTTTGacttttgtttatttcattggatttattttctaaaGCCAAATTCCAGCAGGCTGTAATTACTGGGAATGACCacgttagagtgtgtgtgtgtgtgtgtgtgtgtgcgtgtgggtgtgtgtgtgtgtgtgtgtgtgtgacgctccTGGATACAAAGAatcaacacacacctgtgtaGCAGCTAAACATGCAGACGTGTTTGTGATTTCTGCATCTGTGAGTGACACAGAGAGCGATAGGatgcacgcacgtgtgtgtgtgtgtgtgtgtgtgtgtgcgcgtgagtctgtgtgtgtgtgtgtgtgtgtgcgtgtgtgtgtgtgagtgtgtgtgtgtgtgagtgtgtgtgagtgtgtgtgtgtgttcactgtgAATTGTCTGCACTAATGTAACATTCAGGACATTTGTGAACATCTGAAGCTCCGTCCTGATGTTGCCCAGGAAGGGTGTTTTTAACCCCGATATGCTCCCATGTTATTCGGCCACGTGGCCGATGGCCGATGGCCGACGTGGCCGACGTGGCCGATGGCCGATTGCCGACGGCCGTCTGCtctctcatcctgctgctgtaaaGAAATGAGATGTTGCCACTCCGAGGGGACACAAAGAGGATCAGAGGGGGTGTTTAGGTTTGGATCTACGAGGGCTCGTGGGAGGTGAGAGGGAGACACCAGCACATCCCCGTCACACAGCAGTCGCCTCATGCACAGGTCGAGCCGTGCACACGTTTCTAGATGGACTCCTTTTAGTCTCAGTATTTTATCGTCTGCACGTTGTCAGAGATGCAAAACAGCTGAATTTTGGAGAAAATCAAGTGTTGGTGGAAGTTTCTCTGAAGAGGCAAAGTGAATTTCCTCAACATTtgtgtgctgcagcttcagctcatTGTCTCCGTTGGTTTTCACACTTGTTTGTGCCGTGTGGACGTTTCTTCACAATGTCTCTATCTTTGTTTCCATATAGATAACATCATGGACCTGGGAATGGGCAGTGAGAAAGCAGCCGCAGAGATCCAGTACGGTTCCAGCTTCCAGTCCAACCGCAGCGCTCAGACCGTCACCTATCTGGGGAAGTTCGCCTTCGACACTCCGCCATCAGGAGGGATCGGCGGCTCCGGCTGGTGCTCCGACAACAACATCATCAGCCTGGTCAGTGCCGGGATCTTGGGCGTGTCTCCATCACCTGGCACAGTAACGACTCAGACTTcatcggcggcggcggcagccaGCATGGGTGGACAGACGTCAGACATGGAGCAGGTGTACGGGCCGCCGCTACCTGCCTACTCCACCTGCAGTGACTTGTACCAGGACCAGGTCTCCTTCCACCACAGCCCTGCCACCAGCACAACCCTAGCCTACCCTGGCAATGACTATCACTCCACACCCAAAGGTTCAATGGATGGCAGCCTTTTCTCCATGATCCCTGACTACAACCTTTTCCACCATCAGGGGGAGGTTGGCGTGATGGAGCACAAGCCCTTCCAGACCATGGACCCCATCCGTGTGAACCCTCCCCCCATCACACCTCTGGAGACCATCAGAGCATTCAAAGACAAGCAGCAGATTCACCCAGGTTTCATCAGCGGGCAGCAGCACCCTCCCCAGCACCACCCGCccccccagactctcaccctcaaACCCATCCGGCCGCGGAAGTATCCCAATCGGCCCAGCAAAACCCCCGTCCACGAACGGCCACACGCCTGCCCGGCGGAGAACTGTGACCGGCGCTTTTCGCGCTCAGACGAACTGACGCGTCACCTTCGCATCCACACGGGTCACAAACCTTTCCAGTGCCGAATATGCATGCGCTCCTTCAGCAGGAGCGACCACCTGACCACACAcatccgcacacacacaggtgagaaaccCTTTTCCTGCGAGTTCTGTGGACGCAAGTTTGCCAGAAGTGATGAACGAAAGAGACACGCGAAGGTGCATCTGAAACAGAAGGACAAGAAGCCGGCTGAGAAGAGCAGCGGTGCAGCGGGGAGCCACAGCTCCCCCCCCAGCTCCTGTGGGGGGCCGGCGGTGGGAACATCATGACCGCCACCACAGGCGCTGGGACTGGGCCATAAGACACTTGGGAAGAAGGGACCACATCCACTATGAGACAAATAGGTgactttttcctctcttttccatctCACTGCTCTTTTCAGTCACTTCTTTTTTGAGCTGGTTTAGATTCCATAAGTTGTAAAAGGCTGCTGTT is part of the Takifugu rubripes chromosome 21, fTakRub1.2, whole genome shotgun sequence genome and encodes:
- the egr3 gene encoding early growth response protein 3; this encodes MTGKLAEKLPLTMSSLINTIPDSLYPEEDIPTSMNIFTNTESISHYSQMNSDNIMDLGMGSEKAAAEIQYGSSFQSNRSAQTVTYLGKFAFDTPPSGGIGGSGWCSDNNIISLVSAGILGVSPSPGTVTTQTSSAAAAASMGGQTSDMEQVYGPPLPAYSTCSDLYQDQVSFHHSPATSTTLAYPGNDYHSTPKGSMDGSLFSMIPDYNLFHHQGEVGVMEHKPFQTMDPIRVNPPPITPLETIRAFKDKQQIHPGFISGQQHPPQHHPPPQTLTLKPIRPRKYPNRPSKTPVHERPHACPAENCDRRFSRSDELTRHLRIHTGHKPFQCRICMRSFSRSDHLTTHIRTHTGEKPFSCEFCGRKFARSDERKRHAKVHLKQKDKKPAEKSSGAAGSHSSPPSSCGGPAVGTS